In one Rhodospirillaceae bacterium genomic region, the following are encoded:
- a CDS encoding long-chain fatty acid--CoA ligase, protein MPVPYYDWAAGHAAIRPDALAQVDIRNGRSYTYAQMDERSARLGRWLQDRGVGRGDRVAILAYNGPEFFELEFAAGKTGAVMVPLNWRLAQPELEYILGDCAPKVLIHDVEFTQVCDALRDSCTIPHGLTIDVENPDNPYDAALASAPPEPAIEALTHDDLAMIMYTSGTTGRPKGAMITHRMHLYNCINLGFSSRLSPDTIQLVVLPLFHTGGLNCYTNPVLHAGGQNIIMREFEPAAALDYIGDPALGITHFFGVPAHYQFMMQAPNFETADLSRLVMCGVGGASCPVPILEAWLDRGIPLVQGWGMTETSPAGLFLDIRDTRRKAGSAGKPVMHTEIRIVDDTGSDVPRGETGELLIRGPNVTPGYWNKPEATEAAFVDGFLKTGDAARMDDEGFVYIVDRWKDMYISGGENVYPAEVESVIYQLPQIAEAAVIGVPDERWGEVGKAVVVVKPGETLSEQELISHCLANLARFKVPASVAWTDVLPRNATGKVLKWELRKDYVPAA, encoded by the coding sequence ATGCCCGTTCCCTACTACGACTGGGCCGCAGGCCACGCGGCGATCCGGCCTGACGCCCTGGCCCAGGTCGATATCCGGAACGGCCGGAGCTACACCTATGCCCAGATGGACGAGCGCTCGGCGCGGCTGGGGCGCTGGCTGCAGGACCGCGGCGTCGGCCGCGGCGACCGGGTCGCCATCCTGGCCTATAACGGCCCGGAATTCTTCGAACTGGAATTCGCCGCGGGCAAGACCGGCGCGGTCATGGTGCCGCTGAACTGGCGGCTGGCGCAGCCGGAACTCGAATATATCCTGGGCGATTGCGCGCCCAAGGTGCTGATCCACGATGTCGAATTCACCCAGGTGTGCGATGCCCTGCGCGACAGCTGCACCATCCCGCACGGACTGACCATCGACGTCGAGAATCCGGACAACCCCTACGACGCCGCGCTCGCCTCGGCACCGCCGGAGCCGGCAATCGAGGCGCTGACCCACGACGATCTGGCGATGATCATGTACACGTCCGGCACCACCGGGCGGCCCAAGGGCGCGATGATCACGCACCGGATGCACCTGTACAACTGCATCAACCTGGGGTTCAGCAGCCGGTTGTCGCCCGACACGATCCAGCTTGTCGTGCTGCCGCTGTTCCACACCGGCGGGCTCAACTGCTACACCAACCCGGTGCTGCACGCCGGCGGCCAGAACATCATCATGCGCGAGTTCGAGCCCGCCGCCGCCCTCGACTACATCGGCGACCCGGCGCTGGGCATCACCCACTTCTTCGGCGTGCCGGCGCATTACCAGTTCATGATGCAGGCGCCGAATTTCGAGACGGCAGACCTGTCGCGCCTCGTCATGTGCGGCGTCGGCGGCGCCTCCTGCCCGGTGCCGATCCTGGAAGCCTGGCTCGACCGCGGCATACCGCTGGTCCAGGGCTGGGGCATGACCGAGACCAGCCCAGCCGGCCTCTTCCTCGATATCCGGGATACGCGCCGCAAGGCCGGATCGGCCGGCAAGCCGGTCATGCACACCGAGATCAGGATCGTCGACGACACGGGCAGCGACGTGCCGCGCGGCGAGACCGGCGAACTGCTGATCCGCGGCCCCAACGTCACGCCCGGCTACTGGAATAAGCCGGAGGCGACCGAGGCCGCCTTCGTCGACGGCTTCCTCAAGACCGGCGACGCCGCCCGGATGGACGACGAAGGCTTCGTCTATATCGTCGACCGCTGGAAGGACATGTATATCTCCGGCGGCGAGAATGTGTATCCGGCGGAAGTCGAAAGCGTGATCTACCAACTGCCGCAGATTGCCGAGGCGGCGGTGATCGGCGTGCCGGACGAGCGCTGGGGCGAGGTCGGCAAGGCGGTCGTCGTCGTCAAGCCCGGCGAGACGCTGAGCGAACAGGAGCTTATCTCCCATTGCCTCGCCAACCTCGCCCGCTTCAAGGTGCCGGCCTCGGTCGCCTGGACGGACGTGCTGCCGCGCAACGCGACGGGCAAGGTGCTGAAATGGGAATTGCGCAAGGACTATGTGCCGGCGGCCTGA